In the genome of Hydra vulgaris chromosome 06, alternate assembly HydraT2T_AEP, the window caaaaaattataaatatacaagccAAATATTTTTGGGTAGAATAAAGTACTTacgttttaataataaaagaaagaaaatgttTGAAGAATTCACTTTTTTGAGACTTTCGACCACGGAAAAAATATTCTAGCCTGCTGAGCATTAACGGAGTAATAACTATCatatatgaaattatttatatccAACTGGTCAACAATATCTTTTTCTACACCCAATAACACTAAAGAATTCAATCTCTCGTCAGCTATTGTTGATCTAAGATGtgtttttatcagttttagTTTAGTGAATGTTCTTTCATTTGTTGCAACAGTAACTGGAGAAGTCAAGGCTAAACGACAAATTTGATTAGCACATGGTAAAATATGCTTTACTTCTTCTGATTTTTCCTTTAAGGAATTAAATGATGTTTCGTCttcttttaacatattaaataatatttctagtTCTTTTTGAACTAAGTCATAATCTTGAAGATTTGCACCTTGACTGGCTGGtggaaatattaaaatagatttttggaCATTACCCaagaaaatattaagtttattaaatagttgaGAAAACAATAGATATAATGGTTCAATAGAAGaaatacatgtttttaaattttcatttgttagttttaaaatggtatcaagaactattttaaactcttttctgtaaaataaattcattgTAAATTCTGTTTGTGTTGTAGAATTACAATCGAATCGTTTAGGAGCTAATCTTCTACGATGATGGTTTCAAAAATCAGCTTCAGAGTCTATTCCAAGTAAGGTGGAAAACTCTTTAGCACTATTAATGAAATTGTTCATTGCATAGTCATCAGAGTTGATTGATGCTAAAATTTTCATTGTGctgtaatttaaagttattgcatcaattatagataaattttttgcCTCAAGAGTTTCAGTAAGATACTTTAGTTTGTACATAATGTTCTTCATGAAAGATatagaaacaataaaatcaaaagaaagtATTTGTTTTCGAAGAGCAAGTGCTTTTGATCTTGTTCCTTTATCAAAACACTCGTTTAATAATAGAATTTCATCAAGGCTTTCAACAGCAGCTTCTAATGAATTCCATACAGCCTTAACACTTTCAGCACGAGCTGTCCACCTGGTTTTTGACAAGTTTCTTAATTGTAAcgcattttcaattttagaaattttctcATTAAGCAAACCATATCTTTTATTACTTGAGGAAAAAAAGACATAGagattttctaatatattaagAGTACTTCCAATTATACTACTAGCATCACAACTACGTTCTAAAAACATGTTCAAGCGATGGGCTTGGCATGgtataaacataattttgtgACCAACAAGTTCAGAAAGTTTAACATGGGTTCCATTAAATTTCCCTGACATATTACTTGCAAAATCATAGGATTGAAAGGGTATTAACTCCGgatttaataaattactttctaAAATGTTGACTATTTGTGATGCTGTATCCGAACCAGTTTTATCGTTTCCCTTTTCAATTTCCAAAAGTCGCTCAACAGATTTGCCTTGACTATTAACATATAGGACACATACTGATAAACAATCCTGATGTGATATATCTGGTGTAGTATCAGCAGATACTAAATAAATGTTTGCTTCATGTAtctcttttattattatgttacatGTTTCTTTAGCTAGTAGttcaataaattcattttgagaTCGTGGTCCTAAGTAAGTAACTTATGTGATCGTAAAGAAGACTCCTCTATCCAGCGTTTCAATAAGGGATTATGCCTAGAGAGTAATTGAACAAACTGCATAAAATTTCCTCCACTTTCGTCACCATCACCTCGAAATGCTAATCCTTGTCGTGATAATGTTCTAgcaatatcaaataatataactaCAACTTGTTTATTGAAATCTTTTTCTTATTCTAACTTAATTGCTTCTTTTCTATTTGATacgtttaaaataatatcattatgaTTTTCAGTTGTCATAAATTCATAATAATCATGTAACGCTGCTTTATgagaaaaacaacaaaaatgatgcTGTAATTTACCTAATTTTTTAACTCCACAGCTTTTCATTTTATGCCATTGACAAACACCAGGTTTTACCCATGCTGAATTTTGATAAGATCTTCCTGGACCATTTGAAAATAAAGTACATACAAAACAGTATGCAGAATCTGTCACAATACTATATTCTAATAATGGATATTCATTGTACCATTTAGGATTAAAACTATGTTGTTTAATGTTGATAACTGTAGTATTAACTGGATATTTAGTTAATTTTGGCTGATGTGGCCCTAAAGCAATAAGGTATTGACACTGAGATGCTGTAGCAACCGAATCAAGACTGCCTGAATCATGATTAATTATGTTATCGATAATATTGTTAATCGGTTTGGAACTTTCAGGTGATTTAGAGATTTGTTCcgataaaatatttgcattttttaagaattctttaaaacttgattttattctACTAATGACCTAAATGCTTTCCAATAAGAATATCACAGGATTTGGAAATGTCTCAGATTTTAATTTAGACAAAATGGTACCACTCTCGTTTAAGTCTGTGACAATATTTTCTAACTGAACAGCACACGATAATCAATTGACTTCATCATTTTGTATGTCAGGTTCATCTATTCGAGACAATTGAATTGAATTCTCTTGAAATAAATCCTCCTCTAACATTTAAGAATGACATGTTTCATAGttctaaattatattatacattatatcatataaatataacaaatgttttaattctAAATCAACAAGTAacttatatctttaattaaaatataataaatggcAAGTTATAaggaaataactttaattaaaaaagcttaataagttcaattaaattaatccaaaagaagttataaaataaatgcttttaattttttaaaaacaattttactatttttatcctTGAATAAGTGATCAGGATACATGAgggatttgttaaaaaaaacataatagattgatttcttaaaaaatacataatggattgatttgttaaaaaatgcataaaggattaattgatttgttaaaaaatacataatgtaTTGATTGATTTCTTAAATGTTAcgttttaacttaaattaaaactcagatgttttaaattattccaCAACTTTATTAGCATAATTATCGTTGAACTTAATATTACATTAAACCAGGTACATATCGATTCTCGTTTCCCTGCGACTTTGGAAGTTTTAACTGCAGTTTGAAAAGGATTTTCGGGAGCACCATGGTGCTCCCGAAAATCCTTATAAAACACGTTGGTACCAacgtgttttatatttaatgatatcCCATTATGTACTTTTTCTtggtgttgttttttaaaatcgtGATTAAATATACTGCCACATTTTAGACATTcaactttaaatcttttacgTTTTGCCTTCATATTACTTATTCAAGAAATCGTATAACagaaagttaaatattttaaaactcaaGAAAACAAAGCATCAAGTGCAACTTCGTTGTGGTTTTAAAGACCGCAGTTCCTTATGGGATTGAAATGcctaaaaagtaatttttttaacgtcACCAAAACGTACCCTATTTTATTCCCGAAAGTCgtaaatatcaaaaagtatataatatattaatatgaaatttacattttttatttaaaaaaatatttaacaaaactcATACACTAAATGTACAAGCTGGCATCAATGCCAACTCAAATACTAAATGTACAAATGTGCCAACTGACATGCACAAATAACAGCTTTGTGGGAGGGAGGGGGGTTGTTACAccctcttcgggacggccctgattATGAAACCTGTCAAGTTCACGGTAAAATTCCTCCTTTAAATCCACCAACTATTTTTATCTGTGTATTTTTATACTCCATTGAAATGgatcataataaaaattgtcCTCCAACAAACTATTAGCATGCATGCATTAACATTTGTTGGTAGAGTTTTCACGGtttttaataccggtattcAGCTTAATTTTTCCAATACTGAAACCGTTTCCTAATACCAGTTTTTCacgatttttaatattttaataataataataactttataaagatAGCAATTTAAACTAAtgtactttttgtatttaaattttataaatgaatgACGAAAATCagaagttattttgttttgcttttgcAAACCAcaagattattaaattttctagacAGAAGAATTTCACAAAAATCATATGGTTTTGTGAAAAACTTCTGTCTAGAAGTATTTCACAAAACCATATGATTCAGCTAGTGAAGTAAAATGTACCCTGTGCAATTCTTTCATAAAATTCAAAGGTTCGAGCACATCTGGTCTGATTACCCGCATAAGAACTATCCATAGTATAGGGGAGATGGGGGCGCATTGATCGCCGTAGCAGTGTTTTGAAAATTGCGCAGAACCTGAAAGAGatgtaaaaacttattaactacGAAACACATGTAGAACTATCTGGCTTTtggaatatataaatattttgatttaaaaaaatgataaacatgaataattttaacttttaaacaaccCTCTCAAAAGATCAATGTACCCCAAACTATGGGGTACTATGATCTCCGACTTGGGGCACATTGATCTTATATGCGTAATATTATCTAAACGTTTAACACTTCTATAACTAAATCTTGTAAATAATTTAGTCAAAGGGTAATATTGTATAACATATAAtacatctaaattttttaattattttttaaatatagcagTTAAACCcactagtttaatttttaattaaaaaatgtataaatcacAGCAGCTATAAGCTACCCGCTTTATATACGTTTAAAACTTTACAACAACTTGAAATTTATAAGAACTGAAATATAAAGACTGAAATAAGAATACAACTTTTAAGTTTACAAAACTTGTTAAAAGTACAATATTTTGATTAAGAATATTTCATCATTTGTGAAAGTCAAGTTGTGAAGCAGCTTTTggtttacattgttttttattcctaAGCAAGTAATTCTTAGTTTCTTTCTTATCTTTTGTGGAGACTTTTTGTCGATTTTTGGTTtgcttcaaaattttcttttcttttgacAAACGAATTTCATTTCTGACAGGAGTATCAGTCAAGATCCTTGTTTTTAACTGtctacttttaacttttttttttctggcaGATGCTTTTGGGTTAGGTTTTAAAACCTCAGGTGAGATTATAGAAGCAACACTTGTTGacactttgtttaaaatacttgtttCAATATTTACTATAGTTATTTCAGACTCTATGTGATTAACATGTGCTGGTATCATTTCAGATTCCATGTTGTTGACAGGAGTGATAGTAACTGTATCTGGAGCAGCTCTATCTGTATCTGATGATGGTAAATATTCATCATCTTTGAAAATTTCAGAATTGAATGGCTCAATGCCAGCTACTCTAAATCCTGTCTGTATATTAGATGGTGAGAAAGCTTTTGTATACGGTTCTCGAACTATTGAAACAATATCATAAATGGTCATTGGTCTTGGGTTTGAAACCATCCAATTATCACATGCAGAAttgtaaaaccttttcaatGGTCCAAAAACAGTTCTATCTAATGGCTGCAATTTATGGCTGCAATGGGGAGGAAAACTTATCATTGTAATTCCGTGTTGAACTGCAAGCTCCAAGCCTTTAACAGAAATATGACTTTCATGACTGTCGAGAAGTAACAAAACTGGAGATTCCTGAGAGTttgaatatttaacaaaatgtttaatcCATTCTATGAAAATTTCTGAGTTCATCCAACCAGAAGGATTTGCAAATCCCACACATCCAGGAGGTCCTTCCTTAATCATGTAATCATGAAACTTTACCctaggaaaaataaataatggagGAATGGAATTTCCAATAGCATTAGAGGCACAACATGCAGTTACCAATGTTCCTCGTTCTGCAGATGTGATTCTTCCAACTTGTTTGCTTCCTCTACAAGCTAAAACCTTTACCGGCTTTTGAACGGTTGTTAAAccagtttcatcaacattatatatacaGTTAGGATTATATTTATATCGATTTCTTACCGTtttaagattttgaaaaaactctCTTACAGTGTGTTTGTTAAAAGCTATTGATCGAGCGAAGCTCGTTGCTTCAGGTGTTCGTAGAGACAACTCTGGTTGTCTTTTCATAAGACCTTGCAACCAATCAATGcctgcaattttatttttgatccaTGATGATGGGCAtatcttattgttttttaaagcaaattcaTATGCCAATAATCGCGTTGACCTAGTTGAAAGGCCATAGTTCATTTTTGATGCAATTAGTAAATaacttgataaacttttttcatcttctGCTGTAAAAACTTGTCTATTGTTGTAGTTAGGCTTGAAAGCTTCATTTGGATTAAGCCTCTTTTTAcgacaatatctttttaaagtcATTCTATCTATGTTAAACTGACGTGCTACAACATTCAGTTGTGTTCcttctaaaactttattaacagCTACTTTCATTGTTTCACTTGGTATAacaactttatttgtttttttaattctatttctAACCATTTTAAgatctgtaaaaaaatatatcaataaaagcatatgtttttaataattagcatttatttaacataataatattatgttaaatattttttaattattatgttaaatattattcttttgatattataaaataatagtattattattactagCTTATAACAtaagtagatttaaaaaatgaaatgctAAAAgctattgtttgtttatatatagtttttttttaaactataaatacaaTTCCATTCGTTTAACTGTATTGCTTATAAACTAAAACATGGGGCACTTCGTCTTCTATGGGGCACTTTGATCCTCCGATCACTTTGATCCGCATAGTCAAAGATCAATATACCCCAATAGGTATAGGTAACATATTGATAGCAATATCTACTGTATAAATTGCagccaaataaaaattatatattatattatacacgTAACacttacaaatttaaaataaaattgttgttaacCCATACAgacatctaaataaaaatatatttgaattatagtacgatttaaaaaaatcactttttatgacgaaaaacaatattttctttattttttttgacgcTGATAaccttatgaaaaaatattacgAATAATCAATTAGGGAAGCATAATGGTTAATTAAATTGCAACCTCACTTCTGGTAAGGCAAAAATGAACGAGTAAAAGCCAAAAGATCATACTGCCCCGGCGATCAATGCGCCCCCATCTCccctaacattaaaaaataagaagtttGATGAAACATCTGTTGCAGAAGTTtcgaaaaaacaaataaaagtagaCGGATTCTTTAAGGTGGTAACCCTAgaaataaaagttgatttttgatgaaattttcaaaaaaaatatttctattgtatttaattaagaattttaatacctttacaaaaatgtataacatgaataggtttttttaatatgattgtCAATATATTGATATAATTGTGAATTGGTTCCTGTTACTTTTCCCTAGCAACGCGCTAGCAACATGTAAATGCCCTAAAAAATGCAGCAGAAtactatttttgaaacatttttatggCTATACTTTAAAACTATATAGTGACTATAAGctatactttaaaaactaaaacacttGTTAAAGTTAAAAGGATAAGCATGAAGTTTGTCTGGTGACATGAATTGCTTATCGAAggcaaatttcttttttgttttgaagtctatttatttgaattttttattttttagattttagttagtaaaaatgatttcaacaaaacaaaatttacaaagaaaaataaaaaaaataccaccaAAGAATCGCCACATGGTtaaaaccaaagaaaaaaactttaacaacaacaaaactaaaGCAGATTTAGAAACTGAATGTGCAAGCTCCAGGAAACTTAAAACTGCAGGTTTTGTTACTGAATCTAGTAATAATGAtgatagtaaatattttatgtttatggaTATTGAGcaaatgaaaaagttaattttaccaATTCTGTACTGTCCTAAATGTGATAACAAACAACCGATAGAATTTATTGATAACCTGAAAAGAAGAATGGGATTTGCTCATTTATTAGAATTGAAATGTATGAGCTGTGGTTGGATTAATTCCTGTTTCACAAGTAAAGAGTGCCATGATTCTCATCGAAAAACTAAACGTGGTCGCAAATTGTATGAGTCAAATGTTCGAGCAGTCATTAGTTTTCGTGAGATTGGTCGGGGCAAGGCagcattgaaaatgtttactaACTGTTTTAACATGTATGGTATTGGTGAATCAGCTTTTGACAACTTAAATGACAACTGTATTTCAACTGCATATGCTAAATTAGCTGAAGTATCAATGAAAAGAGCTGCCAGTGAATTTTCTCAAGCGAGTAATCAGCCAGTCTGCAAACGCGTTACAATAGATGGTTCTTGGCAGAAGAGAGGTCATGCATCATTGAATGGTGTAGTTACAGCTGCTGTTGGTGATAAAGTTTTAGATTATCAGGCTTTCTCAAAACACTGTAAAGGTTGTACAATGTGGAGATCCAAGGAAGGTACACCTGAACATGATAGATGGAAAGTAAATCATAATTGTCATATAAACCATACTAAATCCTCTGGTGCCATGGAAGCTGCTGGTGCTATTCAAAATTTTGCACGTTCCATCCagaaaaacaatataatttattcCCAATATTTAGGAGATGGAGATACTTCTTCTTTTAAAGAAGTTGTTGAATCTAATCCTTACAAGGAGAATGGAACTAACATTGAGAAATTAGAGTGTATTGGCCATGTGCAAAAGCGACTTGGTACTAGAGTTCGAAATTTAGTGAAAAACTTTAAAGGGACAAAAACTCCAATACATGGTAAAGGGAAACTTACTGATACTATTATTAATTCCATGCAAAACTACTATGGTCTTGCTATTCGGAGAAACTCTGATAATGTATATGCAATGAAGAAAGCTATAGGAGCCATTCTCTACCATTGCACCGCACTTAATGATCCTGCAGGTCGCCATGCTATGTGTCCCAGAGATAAAAATTCTTGGTGTAAGTGGCAACTTGATCAACTAAATGGTACTAAGTTtcataaagataaaattaatttaccaATATGGATCTATTTAAAGCTGAAACcaatttttcaagatttatcTGATGATAAATTATTGACCAAATGCCTCCATGGACAAACCCAAAATGCAAACGAAGCATTTAACGCAATAATATGGACTCGCTGTCCTAAAAATGTATTCTTATCCAGAGGAACGTTTGAATTGGCAATTAATTCTGCAGTTCTTCATTTCAATGATGGTGGTGAAGGAGTAAAATCTGTTTTGGAAAGTTTTAGAATTAAAGGACAAATAACTTCCAAGAAACTAATGGAGGCTGATAATAAACGTGTTAAACATATGAAGCACAAATCTTCTAATATGATGTTAAAACAGcgtaaaaaactaagaaaaattaaaaaaggcatAGTGGATGTTGAGgtttcaaatgaaaaacaaacttCATATATACCTGGtggtttttaaacattatttttgaaatactttattaaaagtcTCGTTTCccagatttaataattttcgaGACAttacacattttaaaacatggttatttaaaaatggtatgGATTTATGAACTGAAATTTTCAGAACATTTTCATAAGACATAGATAAATCATTTCTCATAGGATTTTGTAATATTAAGAGCAAATTTCagatttatatgaaatttagtatttatttgagtgactaaataaataaattctgaAACATTTTGCATAACTTTGGAATTATCGAGGCAAATCAAAAAATCCTATgacaaatgaaaatattatatgtaataagCATTTCTGCAAAATGTCAAAGCTGTAGAGTTATTATATAGTGAGATATTATGTTTTCAAATATACCCCATTGTTTGAggtttaactaatttatttttggataatcaaggcaaaaaaaatttttgaatgatttttttttttaattttttgaaatagaatCAAGTTTTACtacaaaatatcaataaatagcttaaactcaaaaaataaattatttctaggGTTACCACCTTAAACGTGAAACCTTGGCTGAATGCTAGCCATGGACGGATAATTTTTGTAGAGAGTCAACTGTGCCACAATCACGGTATTCTAGCCGTAACCgatgttttctaaaaatatttacgtACCAGCTACAACCAAACATGATCGAGTGCGtatcaaatgaaaaagataCCAATGAATATGATAATGCAAACGATTCcg includes:
- the LOC136081550 gene encoding uncharacterized protein LOC136081550, which translates into the protein MKAKRKRFKVECLKCGSIFNHDFKKQHQEKVHNGISLNIKHVGTNVFYKDFREHHGAPENPFQTAVKTSKVAGKRESICTWFNNYETCSLDSVATASQCQYLIALGPHQPKLTKYPVNTTVINIKQHSFNPKWYNEYPLLEYSIVTDSAYCFVCTLFSNGPGRSYQNSAWVKPGVCQWHKMKSCGVKKLGKLQHHFCCFSHKAALHDYYEFMTTENHNDIILNVSNRKEAIKTLSRQGLAFRGDGDESGGNFMQFVQLLSRHNPLLKRWIEESSLRSHNQGKSVERLLEIEKGNDKTGSDTASQIVNILESNLLNPELIPFQSYDFASNMSGKFNGTHVKLSELVGHKIMFIPCQAHRLNMFLERSCDASSIIGSTLNILENLYVFFSSSNKRYGLLNEKISKIENALQLRNLSKTRWTARAESVKAVWNSLEAAVESLDEILLLNECFDKGTRSKALALRKQILSFDFIVSISFMKNIMYKLKYLTETLEAKNLSIIDAITLNYSTMKILASINSDDYAMNNFINSAKEFSTLLGIDSEADF
- the LOC136081551 gene encoding tigger transposable element-derived protein 4-like — encoded protein: MVRNRIKKTNKVVIPSETMKVAVNKVLEGTQLNVVARQFNIDRMTLKRYCRKKRLNPNEAFKPNYNNRQVFTAEDEKSLSSYLLIASKMNYGLSTRSTRLLAYEFALKNNKICPSSWIKNKIAGIDWLQGLMKRQPELSLRTPEATSFARSIAFNKHTVREFFQNLKTVRNRYKYNPNCIYNVDETGLTTVQKPVKVLACRGSKQVGRITSAERGTLVTACCASNAIGNSIPPLFIFPRVKFHDYMIKEGPPGCVGFANPSGWMNSEIFIEWIKHFVKYSNSQESPVLLLLDSHESHISVKGLELAVQHGITMISFPPHCSHKLQPLDRTVFGPLKRFYNSACDNWMVSNPRPMTIYDIVSIVREPYTKAFSPSNIQTGFRVAGIEPFNSEIFKDDEYLPSSDTDRAAPDTVTITPVNNMESEMIPAHVNHIESEITIVNIETSILNKVSTSVASIISPEVLKPNPKASARKKKVKSRQLKTRILTDTPVRNEIRLSKEKKILKQTKNRQKVSTKDKKETKNYLLRNKKQCKPKAASQLDFHK